In one Paraburkholderia azotifigens genomic region, the following are encoded:
- a CDS encoding IS5 family transposase yields the protein MTQLGLGLDLSTKRTRKREFLDEMTRVVPWQKLIALVEPHYPKGKTGRPPFPIQTMLRIHFLQQWFSLSDPAMEEALHDIPLYREFALLGTGMTRLPDESTILRFRHLLEAHELSARMLATVNEILQAKGLMLKVGSAVDATLISAPSSTKKAGTRDPEMSQTQKGGSWYFGMKAHIGVDVESGLVHTVKCTPANVHDVTVAHELLHGDEQVAFADAGYVGIEKRGETGAVQWHVAMRPSKRRKLDKSKRLDRIYEKVERLKAGVRAKVEHPFRVLKCQFGYLKARYRGLAKNTAQIETQFALINLWLARGVLGKAK from the coding sequence ATGACACAGCTTGGTCTTGGTCTGGATCTGTCGACGAAGCGCACCCGCAAGCGCGAGTTTCTCGATGAGATGACGCGTGTGGTGCCGTGGCAGAAGCTGATTGCGCTTGTCGAACCGCACTATCCGAAAGGCAAGACTGGCCGCCCGCCTTTTCCGATCCAGACGATGCTTCGCATTCACTTCCTGCAACAATGGTTCAGTCTCTCGGACCCGGCGATGGAGGAGGCGCTGCACGACATACCGCTGTACCGGGAGTTCGCGCTGCTGGGCACGGGTATGACGCGCCTGCCTGACGAGAGCACGATCCTGCGATTCCGGCACCTGCTTGAGGCCCATGAGCTGTCGGCCAGAATGCTGGCGACGGTCAACGAGATCCTGCAGGCGAAGGGCCTGATGCTCAAGGTGGGCTCGGCGGTCGACGCAACGCTGATTTCGGCACCCAGTTCGACGAAGAAGGCTGGCACGCGAGACCCCGAGATGAGCCAGACGCAAAAGGGCGGCAGCTGGTACTTCGGTATGAAGGCGCACATCGGAGTCGATGTGGAGTCGGGGCTGGTGCATACCGTGAAGTGCACGCCGGCGAATGTTCACGACGTCACGGTGGCGCATGAACTGTTGCACGGCGACGAGCAGGTTGCGTTTGCCGATGCGGGCTACGTGGGCATCGAGAAGCGAGGCGAAACGGGTGCCGTCCAGTGGCACGTGGCGATGAGGCCGAGCAAGCGAAGAAAGCTGGACAAAAGCAAGCGGCTCGACAGAATCTACGAGAAAGTCGAGCGGCTCAAGGCGGGCGTGCGGGCGAAGGTTGAGCACCCGTTTCGGGTGCTCAAATGTCAGTTCGGCTATCTGAAGGCGCGGTATCGGGGACTGGCGAAAAACACGGCGCAGATCGAAACGCAGTTCGCGCTGATCAATCTCTGGTTGGCTCGCGGGGTGCTCGGTAAAGCGAAATGA